In the genome of Budorcas taxicolor isolate Tak-1 chromosome 7, Takin1.1, whole genome shotgun sequence, the window TTCAGGAACCCTCCGAATTCGAGTTCAGGTGGTGGATGCAAATGACAACCCTCCAGCGTTTACACAAGCAGTGTACCACACGAGTGTACCCGAGAACGTGCCTCTGGGCACTCGGCTGCTCATGGTAAAAGCCACGGACCCAGATGAAGGTGCCAATGGGGAAGTAACATATTCATTTCATAATATAGACCACAAAATGGCACAGATATTTCACTTGGATTCTTacacgggagaaatatcaagtcAAGAACCTCTGGATTTTGAAGAATACACAATTTATCCAATGGAAATTCAAGCTCAGGATGgtgcaggcctcatggccagagcTAAGGTGCTGGTCAAAGTACTGGACATAAATGATAATGCCCCAGAGATAACCATCACCTCTGTCACCACTTCAGTCCCAGAAAACTTTCCTCCTGGGGCCATAATTGCTCTTATCAGTGTGCATGACCAAGACTCCGGAGACAATGGTCACACTTCATGTTCCATTTCTGGAAATCTACCCTTTAAATTAGAAAAGTTAGATGATAATTATTACCGTTTGGTGACAGAAAAAACAATGGATAGAGAACTTACCTCCCAGTACAACATTACAGTAACAGCCACAGATCAGGGAACTCCAACTCTATCTACTGAAACACACATTTCACTGCAAGTGACAGATATCAACGACAACCCCCCTGTCTTCCCCCAAGACTTCTACTCCACCTACATTCTAGAAAACAACCCCAGAGGTGCCTCCATTTTCTGCGTGACAGCCCATGATGCCGACAGTAATGAGAATGCACAGGTCACTTATTCCCTGGTGGAGGACACCATCCAAGGAGTGCCTCTATCCTCCTATATCTCCATCAACTCAGACACTGGAGTCCTATATGCTTTGCGATCGTTTGACTATGAGCAGTTCCAGGACCTGCATTTGAGATTGATGGCTCGTGACAGTGGGAACCCACCACTCAGCAGCAACGTGTCTGTGAGCATATTTGTGCTGGACCAGAATGACAACACACCTGAAATCCTGTATCCTGCACTCCCCACGGATGGTTCCACAGGTGTGGAGCTGGCACCCCGCTCTGCAGAACCAGGCTACCTGGTCACCAAGGTGGTGGCAGTGGACAGAGACTCTGGCCAGAACTCCTGGCTATCTTACCGCCTGCTCAAGGCCAGCGAGCCGGGACTCTTCGCGGTGGGGCTGCACACGGGCGAGGTGCGCACAGCGCGGGCCCTGCTAGACAGAGACGCGCTCAAGCAGAGCTTGGTGGTGGCAGTCCAGGATCACGGCCAGCCCCCTCTCTCGGCCACCATCACGTTCACCGTAGCTGTTGCTGACAGCATTCCAGAAGTGCTGGCCGACTTGGACAGCATTGAAACTTCCTCCCACCCGGACAACTCCAGCTTCACGCTGCACTTGGTAGTGGCTGTGGCCGCGGTCTCCTGCGTCTTCCTCGCCTTTGTCATCGCGTTGCTGGTGCTCAGATTGCGACGCTGGCACAGACTGCGTGCGCAGACTTCAGCAAGTGTATTGGCGCGCTTGCCCACCTCTCAGTTTGTGGGTGTGGACGGGGTGCGGGCTTTCCTGCAGACCTATTCGCACGAGGTCTCGCTCACCGCGGACTCTCGGGGGAGTCACGTGATCTTCCCGCAGCCCAACTACGCCGACACGCTCATCAGTCAGGAGAGTGgtgagaaaaaagattttttgtCAGTACCCCAGTCTTTACTTGAAgacaaaaaggaaacattttctcaGGTAAATCTTTTGTAGTAAATTTttatctagaaaaaaataatttctgtgttTACTTACTTGCTTTCACTCTTTACTGCTAAAAAGTCTCTATTTCCCATCTTTGTGTTTGTCTTTGTGTTTATATTTACAGATCCTGGGAAATCATTATTGTTTCTATCcaagtatatttataattgttcttTCATTGAAAAGATCATAATTAATCATAATGTAGTTGGTTGGGACAGAGTTGTGGAAAGAGCATTGCATCAGAAACAAGGAGATTTAGCTTCTAACGTTTTCTTGCTTGCTTCTGGCCAAGTAATTTTTTCTTTACCATGCCCTTATCTGACAATGATAGAGTTTGACTAGGTCTACAAATATTTATGTGACTGATTCTGTTTTCAGATATCCTTAGATTATAAATATCTCATCTATTCCTAAATTTAATGTATATGTCATCTGTTGGGGTGCTGTTTTATTTGGGAATATTTGAAGAGGTAAAGATTGTCTAAAGTAGTATTTTAAGTTGTGTTAACATAAAATTATGGAAATTTAGGTAACTTGAAAGTTTAAACTATTGTTGAATATTTCAGCCCTTTTactggtttatttttatatgttttatgcaCACTCAAGAATACACCAAATGTTTAAGTAAGTTACAAAATGAAGTAATAAAATGGACGACAGAAAATTTCCTCTGCAACATGAGAAATAGTTTGAAGCCTCCTGACTTGTATATTATGCCTATAATGTAAACAactaataaaaatcaaatatatattccACTTTAATGTATTAGCTCTTCACAAGAAATGTATCATAAGTCCATGCTTTAAAATACTCTGTTCCAATAAATTAAAGAGAtacataaaatatgaaatgaaaaaagcaaaagcataataaggcacaaatataaataaataaataaataaatgggccaAAGATGGGAAGAAAGTGGTGAGCCAGGCTAACACTAAAGCAGGAATTCTGGTCTTGGACTTATCTTGACTGGACAAATCTGTATACAATCTTATACACAACAAATATAGAATGaccatttttatatgaaaatatggaGAATCTACAACAATTTAATACATAATCATCACATGCATAAAAAATGGCAGAGAAAATTTCAAAGTACCAATAATATACATGCTTTATAACATGTGCTTAAGTCACAAAGTGGGTGGTAGGGGGATAGGGGAGAGTTATTAATGATCAAAAGGTACGGACCTTGCATTGTAAGATGAATAAGGCTGTAGGACCCAATGTATAGCATGGAGACTATAGTTGATAACATTACATTGTATAATAGAGATTTGCTGAGTGTAATTtaattctctctcacacacaaagcTAAGTATGTAAAGTGATGAATGTATTATTAGCTCAGTAGGAGGAATCCTTtcacagtgtgtatatgtatcaaatcatcatgttgtacactttaagtatcttaaaattttatttaaaattgtaaagcttgaaaaatcacaaagcaaatattttaaaagaaaacaaaatgggcATTTAAATCTATACCACTAAACTACTATTGGGACTTAAAAAAtcacaatggaaataaaaactcaaaaattaaaatattatttatttaaaattgtggAATGCCTCTAAAAGATATTTAGGGTTAAGTTTACAGACAACCACAAGAATTTCAAAAAACAGATTATTAAAATTAGTGAAGTTAGCTCAACAatcaagaaataaagcaaaaaatatataatatcggtataaagaaaataacaggaaaggaaacagagTATAAATTATTGAAATGCAAACCAGGAAGAATTCTGATGGTGAAGCAGTAGAAGCTGACACTAGTGGGGAGAAACTGAATCTTCTGTCAAGTCAAGTGCTGGGACTAATATTGGGTAGGCAGATAGCAAGACTAAAATTCATTTTAGAGATCTTAAAAGAAGACCAAAAATTCTGATTATAGACAAAGacctggaaaaagaaaaggaaaagcaagtgagactggggaaaaaataaaacagcttaaCACGAAGCAAGAAGCATGAATGGGAAATAATATACTGTATAAAACGAAATGTTgtcaaagacaaagaaacagaaaaatctttaGAGAAACTGCAAATAACGGATGTCAAGTGGTTACTTAATGAGACTCAAAAGTATCAAAAGACTGCTGaagaaaaagttttaagaaaCTAGAGGTTCTATTGGAAAACATGATGAGTTGATAAGAAttgtttccaataaatatttcatcAGTGTTCTCAGAGGAAtggattgaaaatgaaaaaagttcaACAGGGAAGAActcaaaaggcaaaaagactgaaataagaCCAGAAGTGTGCGAtcttgctgaagaattgattcaaaGTCTTATCTACTGTGACATGTGACTAAATGGGATTTATTACTTGTGGATGCAAGAATATTTCAGTATAAGAAAATCTAATATAAAACTTCATATGAAAAGATTAAAGATAAAAGCTGTTCATTTCAATAGAGGCATAATAAAGGTCTTGAGAACATTCAACACATGATTAAAATCTTTTAGCAAACTGAATACTGAAGGAAATGTACTTAAACTGACAAAGAATATTTGTCAAAAACTTATAgaactatccaaagcaatctacagattcaattcaatggctatcaaaatcccaatgccTTTTTTATAAGTAGAAAAAAGTCTATCCCAAAATTCACATGGGGCATCAAgggacctcaaatagccaaaacaatcttggaaaaagaacaaaccacCTTCAGTTTCCTTCATGTTTATGCTGCCTCTCACTCCAAGCATTTGTACTAAGGTTCTAGAACACTACTCTAGCCTTTCTTGATTCGGTCATACCCTTTAGGATCCAGGTTCAATTCTGTCCTGAAAAGTGTTTTctgaccacccccccccacccaggCTGAATATCCTTCCTGTGTATTTTCCCACTGCCCAGAGTTTCCAACCATCATAGCAGTTGTGATACTCTATTAAAATACTCCGTTTACTGTGTCCTCCCTTATCATGTAAATTCCCTTGAGAACTGGGACTGTGTTCATCAGGTGCACCAGTTCTGTCTACAGCATCAATCAAGCAAAGTGTCAGGCAAAGGTTAGTCACTCAATTAAGTGTGATAACTCAATAATTTAAATACAGGTTTTGAAGTTCAATACTAAGCCATTAagcacagaaatttaaaatatataacactaGAATATAATGCAGCTAATGTTTTTAGATTAATCTTACTTTCTCCCAATATGGAATTAGAGGTTGAAGATTTTTGGTCTAAGGGCAGAGGCTACCTTGATTAGTGCCTCCAAAGTTCAACAGTGCTTTCCTTGCTACTATCAGGATCACATTCATTCACACCATTCTTATtcattctgaagaaaaaaaagactcttgACTTGAAAGAGCAATCTCTCAGTTATCTTAGAACTGTAAAATTCTTCAAAGCATCTTGAAAGTGAGAGGAGTAACACGAAGTAACTGGATTTGCCTGGGAGAATGCAGAAATTACTTAGGCCTCTGGGTGTCGCTGTTGACTACCTAAGAAGTAACCCCGTGAGCCATCCAATCCAACATTACGATTTCCATAACACAAAGGGCTGGGCATTTGGCCCGCAAGGTTCGGGGCGGCAAAGAAATTCAGTCCAACAGCCCACTAGTTCTCTCCACAGTGACGTGGTTCCTTGAATGCTGGTCACCTCAGACCCTGAGGAATAAAGATTGGAATCCCGAGCTGGAGGCCGGAAGTTGCCTGGGAGAAAAGACTGCAGCTCAAGAAATGGCGGCTCTGCTAAATTTGCCACATCGCGGAAGGTTTGTCCTGCTGTGCCTGCTTTGGGTGGCCCTGTGGAACGTTGGAGCTGGGCAGATGCGCTATTCAGTGCCAGAAGAGATAGAAAAAGGGTCATTCGTGGGCAGCGTTGCCAAGGATCTCGGGCTAGAGCCTCTGGCACTGGCGGAGCGCGGAGCCCGCATCGTCTCCAGAGGTAGGACGCATCTCTTCGCTCTGAACCCGCGAAACGGCAGCTTGGTCACCGCGGGCAGGATAGACCGGGAGGAGCTCTGCGCCCAGAGTGCGCGGTGTCTGGTGAGTTTTAACATACTCCTGGAAGATAAGTTGAGCATTTATTCAGTAGAAGTGGAAATAAAAGATATTAACGATAATGCCCCTCGCTTTGGAGTAGAGGAAGTGGAGCTAAAAATTACTGAAACGACTATGCCAGGATTTCGGATCCCTCTTAAGAGTGCGCATGATGCAGACGTCGGAGAGAACACTCTCCAAAAGTATGaaattaattcaaatgaccacTTCTCTCTGGACGTGCGAAGCGGGGTGGATGGTAACAAGTACCCGGAGCTGGTGCTGGGACGCGCTTTGGACCGTGAGGAGGAGGCCGTACACTACCTCGTTCTCAAGGCTTTGGACGGGGGCGACCCTATCAGATCTGGGACCTCCCGCATCCGCGTGACGGTCTTGGATGTGAACGACAACGCTCCTGTTTTTACACAGTCCGAGTACCGGGTAAGTGTTCCAGAGAATACTCCCGTAGGCACCCGGATACTTACAGTGACCGCCACTGATGCAGATGAGGGATACAATGCCCAAGTGACTTATTTTCTGGAGAAAAACCCTGAAGAAACCTCAGAGGTATTTGAGCTTAAGTCATCATCTGGAGAAATAACAATCACAAAAAGCCTAGATTATGAGGATGCCAAATTCCATGAAATTGATATTGAAGCTCAGGATGGTCCGGGCCTTCTGACCAGAATGAAGGTCACTGTCACAGTTCTGGACGTGAATGACAATGTCCCAGAATTCTACATGACATCTGCTACAAGCTCAGTTCCTGAAGATTCTCCTCCAGGAACCATAATCGCACTTTTCAATGTACATGACAGAGACTCTGGGCAGAATGCATTTATCACATGTTCACTCCCAGAGAACCTTCCTTTCAAATTAGAAAGGTCAGTGGACAATTACCACCGATTGGTTACAACTAGAGTCCTTGACAGAGAACAGTTTTCCTCTTACAACATCACTGTGACTGCTAAAGATGGAGGGAGCCCATCTCTATCCACAAATGCTTACATTTTGCTGCAGGTGACAGACATCAACGACAACCCTCCCACCTTTCCCCACACATCCTACTCTGCCTACATTCCTGAAAACAACCCCAGAGGTGCCTCCATCTTTTCTGTGATGGCCTGTGACCCCGACAGCAACGACAATGCCCATGTAACTTATAGCTTGGCTGAGGACACCCTTCAGAGTGCACCCCTGTCCTCCTACGTCTCCATCAACTCTGACACCGGTGTCCTCTATGCACTGCGTTCCTTTGATTATGAGCAGTTCTGTGAACTTCAGTTATGGGTTACAGCACAGGATGGTGGGAATCCACCCCTCAGCACCAACGTGTCTGTGAGCATATTCGTGCTGGACCAGAACGACAACACACCTGAGATTCTGtaccctgccctccccactgaTGGTTCTACCGGTGTGGAGCTGGCACCCCGCTCCGCAGAGCCTGGCTACCTGGTCACCAAGGTGGTGGCAGTGGACAGAGACTCGGGACAGAACGCCTGGCTGTCCTACCGTCTGCTCAAGGCCAGTGACCCAGGGCTCTTCGCGGTGGGGCTGCACACGGGCGAGGTGCGCACAGCGCGGGCCCTGCTGGACAGAGACGCGCTCAAGCAGAGCCTGGTGGTGGCCGTCCAGGACCACGGCCAGCCCCCTCTCTCGGCCACCGTCACGCTCACTGTGGCTGTGGCTGACAGCATCCCAGACATCCTGACTGACCTAGGCAGCCTGAAGCCCTCAGTGGATCCTGACGACTCAGGCCTCACACTCTACCTGGTGGTGGCGGTGGCCGCGGTCTCCTGCGTCTTCCTCGCCTTTGTCATTGTGCTACTGGCGCTCAGACTGCGGCGCTGGCACATGTCGCGTCTGCTCCAGGCTTCCGGCAGCGGGTTGGCTGGCGTGCGGGCGTCTCAGTTTGTGGGCGTGGACGGGGTGCGGGCTTTCCTGCAGACCTATTCGCACGAGGTCTCGCTCACCGCGGACTCTCGGGGGAGTCACGTGATCTTCCCTCAGCCGAACTACGCGGACACGCTCATCAGTCAGGAGAGCTGTGGGAAAAAGGATTTTCTTTCAGAACCTCAATTTCTACCTGAAGATAAACAAGAAACATTTTCTCAGGTAAACTCTCTTCCTAATATTCCTGTGAGTTACTTTGCTAAAAGACCTAAACTTACCTAATTACTTAGCTGTCTCCACAGTTTACCATACCTTTTCTATTTCCCATATTTCTTTGTGGACATGTTCAATTTTTACGAAATAGTCCTCATGAATTATTTCTCACTAGTTCTAAGCGTTCACATGGTGTAACAGGGAAGAGGAGCTAGAATCATTGTGTCATTAGTATAAATTGGGAATTAGTAGGTGAAGACGATATTTTGGTTATCAAAAGAGCCTctaggttcaagagggaggggtcatatggatacctgtggctgattcatgttgatgtgtggcagaaaccagcacaatattgtaaagcaattatcctccaattaaaaaaattaatgcattaacaacaacaacaacaacaaagagcctTAGGAACTAGGGTAtctgctttctcctttctttctcgtCCCTTAGCAAACCATCCCAATCCACCCGAATCAACAGTTCTTTGTTAGATATATGAATGTTGACTTTTGTTTCCTCAAATATCtccctcttttaaaatttaatactttTATGCTTTATATTTGTTTATGAATATTAATAAATACTGTAGTCATTTGTTTTCATCTCagtctttgtttttccttcagtttAGCAGTGAGATTcctcatatttttttatttgaatgatCTTCCCTATTAAAAGATGTGTTTAGGAATAGATATGCTTCACCATGTTTCAGGAAGGTATGTCATGCAATCTCTGTTTAGTTCAAAATGTCATTAGCCTCTAAAGTAGCTCTGTGTTCCTTTAAGAGTAATTGAGTTATCATTTGCTGTATTAATATAATTCATGGTTTATAGAATAGTTAAGATGTGTCTGTTCcttgttactttttatttttctcatatgtgGAAACAACATTgcctttttatctttaaaaataatatatatcctTGAGGGATTCAGAGATCATATCAAATAATTGCCCCTAAAGATTCTCCTTTTACATTTCTCATCTCAAAGTTTCCTACTCACAACAGCTGTTGAAAATGTTTCCAGTTCTTCCACCAACATCAGTCTCCCTTACAACCAAGTTTTCCTCCCCCATTCCTCTTCCCACCTTGGCTTTTAGTATGTTAGTTATATACTTaataacaaagaacaaaaaatacGCTACTATTCTGTGTAACTGGGGTCatcttttatttggaaataatcctATACTAAGTCAGTCATGTATATAATGGTGCCATCATTCTTTAAGATGTTatgattctttactgtttaaggGCATCTGAGGGAAATTGTGTTATTACTATTACATCATTTTCTTTGAGATAAAGTTGGCACTCACTGTGGAATAATACAAACATTTTGCAAGTAAATAAAGTATGAACGGGGGAAATTGAAAACAAAGTTCCTTTTAGTGTATACAGTAACTCTTCATGAAATAAATGCCTTATGTGTAGCTGTATAATGCATCATGATTGAAGTGACAAATGAGTTCCTATTACGGTGCtttggaaaggaaaacaaatacagGAAAGGGGTTTCTGGAATACAAAACAAAAGTATCTCTACTAGTTTCAGTTTTGGTCCTTAAAAACATCTTCACACTCTAATTTTAGGCAAAACAGACTACTTTCAGTACCCTGAAGTTCTGTGGTTTCTCTCTCACATCTAGGTATTGCCATTGACAGAAGAAGTCTTATATCCAGGCCTTACCCCTCCCTGATCCACTCCTCTCAGGTTTCTTGGGAAAACCTTTGGTAACCTCCAAGGCCAGGTTGGAGGCCCTCTCATTGCCCTTGGCCTCTGATCTTATGGCAGTATCTCACTGCACTATAATTCCTTGTTTGCTTTTATATCCTTATAACTCCATGAAGGAAATAGCTGTGTTTGTATCGTTAAATCCCCAAGTATTGTCAGCTACTCAATTATATGTATGTTTAATGAATGGGTTAAATGGAAAATATTGAAACTAAAATGTCAAGCTATGAAGGACAGATTTCAAGAGGCATGCCTTATAAATATGACTGATATTTCTGTGCAGTTCTTAAACTTTGAACATTTCAAAACAGTAACTTCGGCATGTTTGAAGCAATATTAGTGGCATTCAGGTTAACTCATGGATTATTAAGGAAGATACTTGAAATCTTTTAACATATAGCGATTCAGTTATGTGAAACAAAAACTGAGCCCATTACCTCTGAACAAAAAGAATTTCAGGTGCTTGGAAACTTAAAAATTTCTGACTTAGATCTTTGTCAGAGCGTGCAGTGAACGGTTATGCCTCTGAGCGTCGCTGTTCACCACTCAAGAAGGAAAACGCCGCTGAAAAGCTAGTCCTTTTCCTTGTTTCCAAAGAGCAGAGAACCAGCAAATCACACTCGGAAGATCCGAAGCTGCCTCAAAGCTCACCCCGTCAGTCAGCCAGCTCTGTGACCTATAAATTAGGTCCACGAAAGTCTTCGTTCCTTGAGAAAATAAGACTGAAGTCTGCCTTGGGAAACTGGAAACCAATTCAGAGAAAATAATTCACCAAAACGGAAATGACCAATTACCAGAGATTCAGAAAGTGCGGAGGACTGGCCCTGCTGTGCGTGCTTCTGGGGACGCTGTGCAAGACCGGATGCGGGCAGATCCGTTATTCGGTGTCAGAGGAGCTGGACAGAGGCTCCTTCGTGGGTAACATCGCCAAGGACCTGGGGCTGGAGCCCCAGGAGCTGGCGGAGCGGGGAGTCCGCATCGTCTCCAGAGGTAGAACGCAGCTCTTTGCTCTGAACCCGAGAAGCGGCAGCTTGGTCACCGCGAACAGGATAGATCGGGAGGAGCTCTGCGCTCAGAGCCCACAGTGTCTGGTGAGTTTTAACATCCTGGTTGaagaaaaattgaacatttttgaagtagaaatagaaattaaagacCTTAATGACAATGCTCCTGATTTTCTGACTGAGgaattggaaataaaaattagTGAACTAACAGTTCCTGGAACTCGATTTCCACTTAAAACTGCCTTTGACCCAGATGTGGGCACGAACTCTCTGCTGAACTATCAGCTCAGCCCCAGTGACTATTTCTCCCTGGCTGTGAAGAGTGCCACTGATGGGGCCAAGTATCCAGAGCTGGTGCTGCAGCGGGCTCTTGACCGGGAGGAAAAGAAAGTTCACCAACTTGTCCTAATTGCTTCTGATGGTGGTGACCCTGTCCACTCTGGCAACTTGGGCATCCAAGTGACAGTTCTAGATGCAAATGATAATCCACCAGTATTTACCCAGCCTGAATATCGAGTAAGTGTTCAAGAGAACCTGCCAGTAGGCACTTGGCTGCTCACAGTGAATGCCACTGACCCTGACGAGGGATTCAATGCTCAAGTATCCTATGTACTAGATAAAATGCCTGGGAAAATCGCTCAGATTTTTTATCTCAATTCAGTGACTGGGGACTTATCGATAGTAAAAAATCTAGATTATGAGGATGCTACTTTCTATGAAATTATAATAGAAGCACAAGATGGACCAGGTCTCCTTTCAAGAGCTAAGATTCTGGTCACAGTTCTGGATGTGAATGACAATGCCCCAGAAGTTACAATTACTTCTCTCACAGAATCAGTTCCAGAAGAGTCAACTGCTGGAAGGGAAATTGCCCTTATCAACGTGCATGATCGGGATTCCGGGCAAAATGGACAGGTCACAGTTTTTGTCCTTGGAAATATGccatttaatttagaaaagtcaATAAACCAATATTACCGCTTAGTGACAGCCAGATCTCTGGACCGTGAACAGGAGTCTGAATATAACATCACTCTGAGAGCTACAGATGGGGGTAGTCCGCCACTGTCCACAGAAACACACATCACCCTGCATGTGGCAGACATCAACGACAACCCACCTGCTTTCACTCATGCCTCCTATTCTGCCTACATTCCTGAAAACAACCCCAGGGGAGCCTCCATCTTCTCTGTGACAGCCCAGGACCCTGACAGCATTGAGAATGCCCACATTACCTATGCACTGACTGAGGATACCATCCAAGGGGCACCTCTCTCCACCTACGTCTCCATAAACTCAGACACTGGAGTCCTGTATGCTCTGCATTCCTTTGACTTTGAGCAGGTTAGAGACCTGCAGGTACTGGTGACTGCTAGTGACAGTGGGAACCCTCCACTTAGCAGCAACGTGTCTCTGAGCCTATTTGTGTTGGACCAGAATGATAACACACCTGAGATTCTAtaccctgccctccccactgaTGGTTCTACCGGTGTGGAGCTGGCACCCCGCTCTGCAGAGCCTGGCTACCTGGTCACCAAGGTGGTGGCAGTGGACAGAGACTCGGGACAGAACGCCTGGCTGTCCTACCGCCTGCTCAAAGCCAGTGACCCAGGGCTCTTCGCGGTGGGGCTGCACACGGGCGAGGTGCGCACAGCGCGGGCCCTGCTGGACAGAGACGCGCTCAAGCAGAGCCTGGTGGTGGCCGTCCAGGACCACGGCCAGCCCCCTCTCTCGGCCACCGTCACGCTCACTGTGGCTGTGGCTGACAGCATCCCAGACATCCTGACTGACCTAGGCAGCCTGAAGCCCTCAGTGGATCCTGACGACTCAGGCCTCACACTCTACCTGGTGGTGGCGGTGGCCGCGGTCTCCTGCGTCTTCCTTGCCTTTGTCATCGTGCTACTGGCGCTCAGACTGCGGCGCTGGCACATGTCGCATCTGCTCCAGGCTTCGGGCAGCGGGTTGGCTGGCGTGCGGGCGTCTCAGTTTGTGGGCGTGGACGGGGTGCGGGCTTTCCTGCAGACCTATTCGCACGAGGTCTCGCTCACCGCAGACTCTCGGAGGAGTCACGTGATCTTCCCTCAGCCAAACTACGCGGACACGCTCATCAGTCAGGAGAGCTGTGGGAAAAGCGAGCCTCTCCTGATATCTCAAGATTTACTGGAAACGAAAGGAGACCCCAACGAGCTCCAggtgagtttctttctttcttttaatattttaaggaacaGTTATGCCAGTGTggttattataaatttttaatacacatttattttaaaataaagcaatgaagTAGGCATTGGTTGTTTTGTATAAATATGTAcctctcttcttctgggattgtGGTGGAGCTGCACTTCCTTGCCTGGTATAGCTGAGTGGGCCTAGTAAATATTTCTGACCGATACACTGGAAGTAGAAGTATGTGACTTTCTTCGCAGAGGAAGTCCTAGTTGTCATTTGTAAGAATTACCAGATCTCTAACTTATTTTTTGAAATCGTGACTGTGCCTCCTATCTAAGTCCTTGAATGGCTGCAATGAAAGAAGAGCCCTGTGGTTGACTCAACATTGATTTGTATACTTGtgataagtagatgtttttattttaattctctgtGATGATGAAGTTTGTCACTTCAGCCT includes:
- the LOC128051030 gene encoding LOW QUALITY PROTEIN: protocadherin gamma-A3-like (The sequence of the model RefSeq protein was modified relative to this genomic sequence to represent the inferred CDS: substituted 1 base at 1 genomic stop codon); its protein translation is MFQEERAVNGYASERRCSPLKKENAAEKLVLFLVSKEQRTSKSHSEDPKLPQSSPRQSASSVTYKLGPRKSSFLEKIRLKSALGNWKPIQRKXFTKTEMTNYQRFRKCGGLALLCVLLGTLCKTGCGQIRYSVSEELDRGSFVGNIAKDLGLEPQELAERGVRIVSRGRTQLFALNPRSGSLVTANRIDREELCAQSPQCLVSFNILVEEKLNIFEVEIEIKDLNDNAPDFLTEELEIKISELTVPGTRFPLKTAFDPDVGTNSLLNYQLSPSDYFSLAVKSATDGAKYPELVLQRALDREEKKVHQLVLIASDGGDPVHSGNLGIQVTVLDANDNPPVFTQPEYRVSVQENLPVGTWLLTVNATDPDEGFNAQVSYVLDKMPGKIAQIFYLNSVTGDLSIVKNLDYEDATFYEIIIEAQDGPGLLSRAKILVTVLDVNDNAPEVTITSLTESVPEESTAGREIALINVHDRDSGQNGQVTVFVLGNMPFNLEKSINQYYRLVTARSLDREQESEYNITLRATDGGSPPLSTETHITLHVADINDNPPAFTHASYSAYIPENNPRGASIFSVTAQDPDSIENAHITYALTEDTIQGAPLSTYVSINSDTGVLYALHSFDFEQVRDLQVLVTASDSGNPPLSSNVSLSLFVLDQNDNTPEILYPALPTDGSTGVELAPRSAEPGYLVTKVVAVDRDSGQNAWLSYRLLKASDPGLFAVGLHTGEVRTARALLDRDALKQSLVVAVQDHGQPPLSATVTLTVAVADSIPDILTDLGSLKPSVDPDDSGLTLYLVVAVAAVSCVFLAFVIVLLALRLRRWHMSHLLQASGSGLAGVRASQFVGVDGVRAFLQTYSHEVSLTADSRRSHVIFPQPNYADTLISQESCGKSEPLLISQDLLETKGDPNELQVSFFLSFNILRNSYASVVIINF